Proteins from a single region of Burkholderiales bacterium:
- a CDS encoding molybdopterin-dependent oxidoreductase — protein sequence MPTYCYQCVAGPDLLTVKVEDGVATEVEPNFCASSIHPGGGKVCVKAYGLVQKTYHPGRVLSPMRRTNPRKGRDEDPGFVPISWDEAFELIAGKLNAIRAEGLVDASGYPRVAATFGGGGTPQSYMGTLPAFLSSWGPVDMGFGSGQGVKCYHSEHLYGEFWHRAFIVAPDTPRTDYLISCGANVEASGGVVGVWRHANARVRGMKRVQVEPHLSITGACSAEWVPIKPKTDAAFLFALMHVLVHEAERRRLDLPFLAKRTASPYLVGPNGYYLRERESQKPLVWDASRLAAVPFDTEGMTEALEGRYEADAIEIGPDGEVLAEGTLRGTTAFTLTVEHLAPYTPEWAEGVCEVPAARIRRIANEYLDHARVGETIEVDGVTLPFRPVAVSLGKTVNNGWGGYECCWARTMLAAFVGALEVPGGTIGTTVRLNRPQNDRLKSVKAGPDGFMAYPMNPTDRKGWSPKPNIRNAYKTMVPLASDGPWSQALGPTHFSWMFMDETPKGLPRVTAPDVWFVYRTNPAISFWDTTGVQQKMARFPFVVAFAYTRDETNHFADVLLPDATDLESLQLIRVGGTKFVEQFWNHQGFALRQPVVAAQGEARDFTEIASELAARCGLEREYVAAINRGVACVPLKGPGWNVELDVTRGHSREAIWDAVCKAACAELTEGREQHGLDWWKRHGLKTRPFPQIDWYLLPTLVAQDLRFELPYQERLMRIGAELGKRLHEHDMRWWDRQLEEYRALPAWKDFPGLWDDALREQGGDPSAYPFWMLTARSMQYAWGGNVGMQLIREVAQNVAGHRGVIVNGATARRMGIEDGDEIELATPHRRTRGNAVVREGIRPDTLLAIGQFDHWATPYAKDFGLASLNTLASMSLGLTDATGSGADVVRVSLRRIGPPRKGRR from the coding sequence GTGCCGACGTACTGCTACCAGTGCGTCGCGGGCCCGGATCTCCTGACCGTCAAGGTCGAGGACGGCGTCGCGACCGAGGTCGAGCCGAATTTCTGCGCGTCTTCGATCCACCCGGGCGGCGGCAAGGTCTGCGTCAAGGCCTACGGGCTCGTCCAGAAGACCTACCACCCGGGCCGCGTGCTCTCGCCGATGCGGCGGACCAATCCGCGCAAGGGCCGCGACGAGGATCCGGGGTTCGTGCCGATCTCGTGGGACGAGGCCTTCGAACTCATCGCCGGCAAGCTGAACGCGATCCGCGCCGAAGGGCTCGTCGACGCGTCCGGCTATCCGCGCGTCGCCGCGACCTTCGGCGGCGGCGGCACGCCGCAGTCGTACATGGGCACGCTGCCCGCGTTCCTGTCGTCGTGGGGCCCGGTCGACATGGGCTTCGGCTCGGGGCAGGGCGTGAAGTGCTACCACTCCGAGCACCTGTACGGCGAGTTCTGGCACCGCGCGTTCATCGTCGCGCCGGACACGCCGCGCACCGATTACCTGATCTCCTGCGGCGCGAACGTCGAGGCGTCGGGCGGCGTCGTCGGCGTCTGGCGCCACGCGAACGCGCGCGTGCGCGGCATGAAGCGCGTGCAGGTGGAGCCGCACCTGTCGATCACCGGCGCGTGCTCGGCCGAGTGGGTGCCGATCAAGCCGAAGACCGACGCGGCGTTCCTGTTCGCGCTGATGCACGTGCTGGTGCACGAGGCGGAACGCAGGCGTCTCGACCTGCCGTTCCTCGCGAAGCGCACCGCGTCGCCCTACCTGGTCGGGCCGAACGGCTACTACCTGCGCGAGCGGGAGTCGCAGAAGCCGCTGGTGTGGGACGCCTCGCGCCTCGCGGCGGTGCCGTTCGACACCGAAGGCATGACCGAGGCGCTCGAAGGCCGCTACGAGGCGGACGCGATCGAGATCGGACCGGACGGCGAGGTGCTCGCCGAGGGGACGCTTCGCGGCACGACCGCGTTCACCTTGACCGTCGAACACCTCGCGCCGTACACGCCGGAGTGGGCGGAAGGCGTGTGCGAGGTGCCCGCCGCGCGCATCCGCCGGATCGCGAACGAGTACCTCGACCACGCGCGGGTCGGCGAGACGATCGAGGTCGACGGCGTGACGCTGCCGTTCCGGCCGGTGGCGGTGTCGCTCGGCAAGACGGTCAACAACGGCTGGGGCGGCTACGAGTGCTGCTGGGCGCGCACGATGCTCGCGGCGTTCGTCGGCGCGCTCGAAGTGCCGGGCGGAACGATCGGCACGACGGTGCGGTTGAACCGTCCGCAGAACGACCGCCTGAAGAGCGTCAAGGCAGGGCCGGACGGATTCATGGCCTATCCGATGAACCCGACCGACCGCAAGGGCTGGTCGCCGAAGCCGAACATCCGCAACGCCTACAAGACGATGGTGCCGCTCGCCTCCGACGGCCCCTGGAGCCAGGCGCTCGGCCCGACGCACTTCTCGTGGATGTTCATGGACGAGACGCCGAAGGGCCTGCCGCGCGTCACCGCGCCCGACGTCTGGTTCGTCTACCGCACCAATCCGGCGATCTCGTTCTGGGACACGACCGGCGTGCAGCAGAAGATGGCGCGCTTCCCGTTCGTCGTCGCGTTCGCGTACACGCGCGACGAGACCAACCACTTCGCCGACGTCCTGCTCCCCGACGCGACCGACCTCGAGAGTCTGCAGTTGATCCGCGTCGGCGGCACGAAGTTCGTCGAGCAGTTCTGGAACCATCAGGGCTTCGCGCTGCGCCAGCCGGTGGTGGCCGCGCAGGGCGAGGCCCGCGACTTCACCGAGATCGCGAGCGAACTCGCCGCGCGCTGCGGACTCGAGCGCGAGTACGTCGCGGCGATCAACCGGGGTGTGGCCTGCGTGCCGCTCAAGGGGCCGGGGTGGAACGTCGAACTCGACGTGACGCGCGGCCACTCGCGCGAGGCCATCTGGGACGCGGTGTGCAAGGCGGCCTGCGCCGAACTCACCGAGGGTCGCGAACAGCACGGGCTCGACTGGTGGAAGCGCCACGGGCTCAAGACCAGGCCGTTCCCGCAGATCGACTGGTACCTGCTGCCGACGCTCGTCGCGCAGGACCTGCGCTTCGAGCTGCCCTACCAGGAGCGGCTCATGCGCATCGGCGCCGAGCTCGGCAAGCGGCTGCACGAGCACGACATGCGCTGGTGGGACCGCCAGCTCGAGGAGTACCGCGCGCTGCCGGCGTGGAAGGACTTCCCCGGATTGTGGGACGACGCGCTGCGGGAGCAGGGCGGCGACCCCTCCGCGTACCCCTTCTGGATGCTGACGGCGCGCAGCATGCAGTACGCGTGGGGCGGCAACGTCGGCATGCAGTTGATCCGCGAGGTCGCGCAGAACGTCGCCGGGCACCGCGGCGTCATCGTCAACGGCGCGACCGCGCGGCGGATGGGCATCGAGGACGGCGACGAGATCGAACTCGCCACGCCGCACCGCAGGACGCGCGGCAACGCCGTGGTCCGCGAAGGAATCCGCCCCGACACGCTGCTCGCGATCGGCCAGTTCGACCACTGGGCGACGCCCTACGCGAAGGACTTCGGGCTCGCGAGCCTCAACACGCTCGCGTCGATGTCGCTCGGCCTCACCGACGCGACCGGCTCGGGGGCCGACGTCGTGCGCGTGTCGCTGCGGCGGATCGGCCCGCCGCGCAAGGGGCGCCGATGA
- a CDS encoding LysR family transcriptional regulator encodes MKPTLVSGLAATRSYTVDRERTIGFMGEKARVYATPMLVRDIEVTAREMLLAHLDPGEDSVGTRVEIDHLAATLLGMTVEITVSIAAVSGRAITFDVSARDGVDLVCRGHHHRFVVDQKSTEARLAAKAQKAGLAPAGA; translated from the coding sequence ATGAAGCCGACACTGGTATCCGGATTGGCCGCGACGCGGTCGTACACGGTCGATCGCGAGCGCACGATAGGCTTCATGGGCGAGAAGGCGCGCGTCTACGCGACGCCGATGCTCGTGCGCGACATCGAGGTGACGGCGCGCGAAATGCTGCTCGCGCACCTCGACCCCGGCGAGGACAGCGTCGGCACCCGCGTCGAGATCGACCACCTCGCGGCGACGCTCCTCGGCATGACGGTCGAGATCACGGTGAGCATCGCCGCGGTCTCGGGCCGCGCGATCACCTTCGACGTGTCCGCGCGCGACGGCGTCGATCTCGTCTGCCGCGGGCACCACCACCGCTTCGTCGTCGACCAGAAGTCGACCGAGGCGCGCCTCGCCGCGAAGGCGCAGAAGGCGGGCCTCGCGCCGGCGGGCGCCTGA
- the hcrB gene encoding 4-hydroxybenzoyl-CoA reductase subunit beta, whose amino-acid sequence MERLPAFELERTTSLARAIEVLAATPSARPIAGGTDLVPNLRHGLDAPGVLVDVSRLEGAGALDVYAAGARIGAGVTLARLATDPRVAASLPAVAQAAASIAAPGHRGVATVGGNLCVDTRCVYYNQSEWWRRSNGYCLKRGGDVCHVAPQGNRCHAAFAGDLAPALIACGASVEIAGRNGTRTIALEDLYRDDGRAHLALETAELIVAVVVPAQPRGAKSAYRKARMRGAIDFPLAGVAVRLAARGGTIERLDIAVTGAASRPFRLDGCAAWTGRNVDDALLDAIGKAVQKQCSPMRTTLASAHWRRQVAAVHAQRLVRELASGEASVGR is encoded by the coding sequence ATGGAACGCCTGCCGGCATTCGAACTCGAGCGCACGACCTCGCTCGCCCGCGCGATCGAGGTGCTCGCGGCGACGCCGTCGGCGCGCCCGATCGCCGGCGGCACCGACCTCGTGCCCAACCTTCGCCACGGCCTCGATGCGCCCGGCGTGCTGGTCGACGTGTCGCGCCTCGAAGGCGCCGGCGCGCTCGACGTGTACGCCGCGGGCGCCCGCATCGGCGCGGGCGTCACGCTCGCGCGCCTCGCGACCGATCCGCGCGTCGCGGCATCGCTGCCCGCGGTCGCGCAGGCGGCCGCGTCGATCGCGGCGCCGGGGCATCGCGGCGTCGCGACCGTCGGCGGCAACCTGTGCGTCGACACGCGCTGCGTCTACTACAACCAGAGCGAGTGGTGGCGGCGCTCCAACGGGTATTGCCTGAAGCGGGGCGGCGACGTCTGCCACGTCGCGCCGCAAGGGAACCGCTGCCATGCGGCATTCGCGGGCGACCTCGCCCCGGCGCTGATCGCGTGCGGTGCGTCGGTCGAGATCGCCGGTCGCAACGGCACGCGCACGATCGCGCTCGAGGACCTCTACCGCGACGACGGGCGCGCCCATCTCGCGCTCGAGACCGCCGAACTGATCGTGGCCGTCGTCGTGCCGGCGCAGCCGCGCGGCGCGAAGAGCGCCTACCGCAAGGCGAGGATGCGCGGGGCGATCGACTTCCCGCTCGCCGGCGTCGCGGTGCGCCTCGCCGCCCGGGGTGGCACGATCGAGCGGCTCGACATCGCGGTGACCGGCGCGGCCTCGCGCCCGTTCCGGCTCGACGGGTGTGCGGCGTGGACCGGGCGCAACGTCGACGACGCGCTGCTCGACGCCATCGGCAAGGCGGTGCAGAAGCAGTGCTCGCCGATGCGCACGACGCTCGCCTCGGCGCACTGGCGCCGGCAGGTCGCGGCCGTGCATGCGCAGCGGCTCGTGCGCGAACTCGCCTCCGGCGAGGCGTCGGTCGGGCGATGA
- a CDS encoding dimethyl sulfoxide reductase anchor subunit, whose amino-acid sequence MSYGPTPWVQKHWDLRAAANFVAGGAGSGLVIVSVVSGASGRPAAVALLAGLALVGLGLFAVWLEIGRPLRAINVFANPRTSWMSREAIAAVALGVLAIAGAWAHAAGSALASVAGGLAAVAALVFAWCQGRILRAAKGIPAWRSPATPALVVATAVAEGAGLWWIAAAWHAQGTRAGLAVFGALLVVRLVAWLAYRRSIAANARASAALALPGSALAVGGTFVPLTLVAIAAVSGQEGTVLGLAAAAGALAVIAGAWFKAAMIVRGAFNQGFAIPRMPVRGKRA is encoded by the coding sequence ATGAGCTATGGACCGACGCCGTGGGTGCAGAAGCACTGGGACCTGCGTGCCGCCGCGAACTTCGTCGCCGGCGGCGCGGGGTCGGGCCTCGTCATCGTGTCGGTCGTGTCGGGCGCGAGCGGCCGGCCCGCGGCCGTCGCGCTCCTCGCCGGACTCGCGCTCGTCGGCCTCGGGCTCTTCGCCGTCTGGCTCGAGATCGGCCGGCCGCTCCGCGCGATCAACGTGTTCGCGAATCCCCGTACCTCGTGGATGAGCCGAGAGGCGATCGCCGCGGTGGCGCTCGGCGTGCTCGCGATCGCGGGCGCGTGGGCGCATGCCGCGGGATCGGCGCTCGCGTCCGTCGCGGGCGGCCTCGCTGCCGTGGCGGCGCTCGTGTTCGCATGGTGCCAGGGCCGCATCCTGCGCGCCGCGAAAGGCATCCCGGCCTGGCGGTCGCCGGCGACGCCGGCGCTCGTCGTCGCGACGGCGGTCGCGGAAGGCGCGGGCCTGTGGTGGATCGCCGCGGCCTGGCATGCGCAGGGGACGCGCGCCGGGCTCGCGGTCTTCGGCGCGCTGCTCGTCGTGCGGCTCGTGGCGTGGCTCGCCTACCGGCGCTCGATCGCCGCGAACGCGCGCGCCTCCGCCGCGCTCGCGCTCCCGGGCAGTGCACTCGCCGTCGGCGGCACGTTCGTGCCGCTGACGCTCGTCGCCATCGCGGCGGTGTCCGGCCAGGAAGGTACGGTGCTCGGGCTCGCCGCGGCGGCAGGGGCACTCGCGGTCATCGCGGGTGCGTGGTTCAAGGCCGCGATGATCGTGCGCGGCGCGTTCAACCAGGGGTTCGCGATCCCGCGCATGCCGGTGCGCGGCAAGCGGGCCTGA
- a CDS encoding GNAT family N-acetyltransferase gives MGTRTRTTARPGGAALAPTGRARPRDARARTRAAARRRSGAIEPQLEIRPARPSDLAPVIAIDTEVTGLAKPAYWRGIFRRYADSAKAGRHLLVATASGEVVGFIIGEVRDWEFGSPPCGWVFGIDVRPGARLAGVGTKLLAAIVKAFRRSGVATVRTILARENALVLSFFRSQGMMAGPFISLEMELG, from the coding sequence ATGGGGACACGGACGCGGACGACGGCCCGGCCAGGGGGCGCGGCGCTCGCCCCGACGGGACGCGCGAGGCCGCGGGACGCCCGCGCGCGGACGCGGGCCGCCGCGCGCCGTCGGTCGGGCGCGATCGAGCCGCAGCTCGAGATCCGTCCCGCGCGCCCCTCCGACCTCGCGCCGGTGATCGCGATCGACACGGAAGTGACCGGGCTCGCGAAGCCCGCCTACTGGCGCGGCATCTTCAGACGCTACGCCGACAGCGCGAAGGCGGGCCGCCACCTGCTGGTCGCGACGGCGTCGGGCGAGGTCGTCGGCTTCATCATCGGCGAGGTCCGCGACTGGGAGTTCGGCTCGCCGCCGTGCGGCTGGGTCTTCGGCATCGACGTGCGTCCCGGCGCGCGCCTCGCCGGCGTGGGCACGAAGCTCCTCGCGGCCATCGTGAAGGCGTTCCGCCGCTCGGGCGTCGCCACCGTGCGCACCATCCTCGCACGCGAGAACGCGCTGGTGCTCTCGTTCTTCCGGAGCCAGGGCATGATGGCCGGTCCGTTCATCTCGCTCGAGATGGAGCTCGGGTGA
- the hcrA gene encoding 4-hydroxybenzoyl-CoA reductase subunit alpha — translation MPGPKSAPAAKAVGVRLPLVDGIEKVTGAARYTADLAPRGALVGAILRSPSAHARIRGIDTTRARAMPGVRAVVTADDCPIAYGVIPIAQNEYPLARGKVRYRGEPVAAVAADDDATARAALAAIELDLEELPAVFDARSARAEGAVQLHDGKPGNIERAVEQAFGDVDGGFAAAVLVREFDYRYAEVNHAMMEPNAALAQWDAERGRLTLHSVTQVPYYVHLALARCLELDESAVRVVKPFVGGGFGHRTETLNFEIIAALLARAAGGTVRLELSREETFVTHRGRPETDVRMKIGLAQDGAITAVEAEVIQRGGAYAGYGLVTILYAGALLHAIYRVPASRYRGFRVYANTPPNGAMRGHGTVDVRHAFEATLDRMAAELGLDPFAVRRANLITAPHRTINDLQVNSCGLDQCLDIVERRSRWRERKGKLARGRGLGMACSHYVSGSAKPVNWTGEPHAVINLKLDFDGGITVLTGAADIGQGSSTLISQAVAEVLRLPMSRFTVFANDSVVTPKDNGSYSSRVSFMVGNAAIRAGDEMKRVLVAAAAKRLEVSPADIEWEGERCSVAGTDRGLDYREVVAEALRDTGTITVKGTWSTPPETQGGNFRGAAVGSTAGFSYAAIVVEVEVDEGTGEVRVENVWVAHDCGRAINPLAVEGQVQGSVWMGMGQALGEETQYLDGLHARANFLDYRFPTIVESPPIDTSIVEAPDPNGPFGAKEAGEGSLSAFLPALTNAIADATGLHFDALPVTADRVLEAIVARRRAERLARAKASAPTGAS, via the coding sequence ATTCCCGGCCCGAAGAGCGCGCCCGCGGCGAAGGCGGTCGGCGTCCGCCTGCCGCTCGTCGACGGCATCGAGAAGGTGACCGGCGCGGCGCGCTACACGGCGGACCTCGCGCCGCGCGGCGCGCTCGTCGGCGCGATCCTGCGCAGTCCGTCCGCGCACGCGCGGATCCGCGGCATCGACACGACGCGCGCGCGCGCGATGCCCGGCGTGCGTGCGGTCGTCACCGCGGACGACTGCCCGATCGCCTACGGCGTCATCCCGATCGCGCAGAACGAGTACCCGCTCGCGCGCGGGAAGGTCCGCTACCGCGGCGAGCCGGTGGCCGCGGTCGCGGCCGACGACGACGCCACCGCGCGGGCGGCGCTCGCGGCGATCGAGCTCGACCTCGAGGAACTCCCGGCGGTGTTCGACGCGCGCTCCGCGCGCGCCGAGGGCGCGGTGCAGCTGCACGACGGCAAGCCCGGCAACATCGAGCGCGCGGTCGAGCAGGCGTTCGGCGACGTGGACGGCGGCTTCGCGGCCGCGGTGCTGGTGCGCGAGTTCGACTACCGCTACGCGGAGGTCAACCACGCGATGATGGAGCCGAACGCCGCCCTCGCGCAGTGGGACGCGGAACGCGGGCGGCTCACGCTGCATTCGGTGACTCAGGTGCCCTACTACGTGCACCTGGCGCTCGCCCGGTGCCTCGAACTCGACGAGTCGGCGGTGCGTGTCGTCAAGCCGTTCGTCGGCGGCGGCTTCGGCCACCGCACCGAGACACTGAACTTCGAGATCATCGCGGCGCTGCTCGCGCGGGCGGCCGGCGGCACGGTGCGCCTCGAGCTCTCGCGCGAGGAGACCTTCGTCACCCACCGCGGGCGGCCCGAGACCGACGTGCGGATGAAGATCGGGCTGGCGCAGGACGGCGCGATCACGGCGGTCGAGGCGGAGGTGATCCAGCGCGGCGGCGCCTACGCGGGCTACGGGCTCGTCACGATCCTCTACGCGGGAGCGCTGCTGCACGCGATCTACCGCGTGCCGGCGTCGCGCTACCGCGGCTTCCGCGTCTACGCGAACACGCCGCCCAACGGTGCGATGCGCGGCCACGGCACGGTGGACGTGCGGCACGCGTTCGAGGCGACGCTCGACCGGATGGCCGCGGAACTCGGCCTCGATCCGTTCGCGGTCCGCCGCGCGAACCTGATCACTGCGCCGCACCGGACGATCAACGACCTGCAGGTGAACTCCTGCGGCCTCGACCAATGCCTCGACATCGTCGAGCGCCGCTCGCGCTGGCGCGAACGCAAGGGGAAGCTCGCGCGCGGCCGGGGCCTCGGCATGGCCTGCTCGCACTACGTGTCGGGGTCCGCGAAGCCGGTGAACTGGACCGGCGAGCCGCACGCGGTGATCAACCTCAAGCTCGACTTCGACGGCGGCATCACCGTGCTCACCGGGGCGGCGGACATCGGGCAGGGCAGTTCGACGCTGATCTCGCAGGCGGTGGCCGAGGTGCTGCGGCTGCCGATGTCGCGCTTCACCGTGTTCGCGAACGACAGCGTGGTGACGCCGAAGGACAACGGCTCGTACAGCTCGCGCGTGTCGTTCATGGTCGGCAACGCGGCGATCCGCGCCGGCGACGAGATGAAGCGCGTGCTGGTCGCCGCGGCGGCGAAGCGGCTCGAGGTGAGCCCGGCCGACATCGAGTGGGAGGGCGAGCGCTGCAGCGTCGCCGGCACCGACCGCGGGCTCGACTACCGCGAGGTCGTCGCCGAGGCGCTGCGCGACACCGGCACGATCACGGTCAAGGGCACGTGGTCGACGCCTCCCGAGACGCAGGGCGGGAACTTCCGAGGCGCGGCGGTCGGATCGACGGCGGGCTTCTCGTACGCGGCGATCGTGGTCGAGGTCGAGGTCGACGAGGGCACCGGGGAGGTACGGGTCGAGAACGTGTGGGTCGCGCACGACTGCGGGCGCGCGATCAATCCGCTCGCGGTCGAAGGGCAGGTGCAGGGCTCGGTGTGGATGGGGATGGGCCAGGCGCTCGGGGAGGAGACGCAGTACCTCGACGGTCTGCATGCCCGCGCGAACTTCCTCGACTACCGGTTCCCGACGATCGTCGAATCGCCGCCGATCGACACTTCGATCGTCGAGGCGCCCGATCCCAACGGGCCGTTCGGCGCGAAGGAGGCGGGCGAGGGTTCGCTCTCCGCGTTCCTGCCGGCGCTCACCAACGCGATCGCCGACGCGACCGGGTTGCACTTCGACGCGCTGCCGGTCACGGCCGACCGCGTGCTCGAGGCGATCGTCGCGCGGCGGCGCGCCGAGCGGCTCGCGCGTGCGAAGGCGTCCGCGCCGACAGGGGCGTCCTGA
- a CDS encoding 4Fe-4S dicluster domain-containing protein: MTRWAMIADLRRCVGCQTCTAACKHANATPPGVQWRRVLDIEVGEYPEVKRAFVPVGCQHCDDPPCMHVCPTTATKKRADGIVTIDYDLCIGCAYCAVACPYQARYKTERATFAYGKAVAHEAKRHDPDRLAVATKCTFCVDRIDAGLAKGQTPGVDPEATPACVNACIAQALTFGDLDDPSSNVSQLLEGNAHFRMHDELGTGPGFYYLWDGAQPTGGVPALKQLVEEAMELA, from the coding sequence ATGACGCGCTGGGCGATGATCGCCGACCTGCGCCGCTGCGTCGGCTGCCAGACCTGCACCGCGGCGTGCAAGCACGCGAACGCGACGCCGCCCGGCGTCCAGTGGCGGCGCGTGCTGGACATCGAGGTCGGCGAGTATCCGGAAGTGAAGCGGGCGTTCGTGCCGGTCGGCTGCCAGCACTGCGACGATCCGCCGTGCATGCACGTCTGCCCGACCACGGCGACGAAGAAGCGCGCCGACGGCATCGTCACGATCGACTACGATCTCTGCATCGGCTGCGCGTACTGCGCGGTCGCCTGCCCCTACCAGGCCCGCTACAAGACCGAGCGCGCGACCTTCGCCTACGGCAAGGCCGTGGCGCACGAGGCGAAGCGCCACGACCCCGACCGCCTCGCGGTCGCGACCAAGTGCACGTTCTGCGTCGACCGGATCGACGCCGGGCTCGCGAAGGGTCAGACCCCGGGCGTCGACCCGGAGGCGACGCCCGCCTGCGTGAACGCCTGCATCGCGCAGGCGCTCACCTTCGGCGACCTCGACGACCCGTCGAGCAACGTGTCGCAACTGCTCGAGGGCAACGCGCATTTCCGCATGCACGACGAACTCGGCACCGGTCCGGGCTTCTACTACCTGTGGGACGGGGCGCAACCCACCGGCGGCGTGCCGGCGCTGAAGCAGCTGGTCGAGGAAGCGATGGAGCTGGCATGA
- a CDS encoding 2Fe-2S iron-sulfur cluster binding domain-containing protein: MSRRVLALEVNGRRREEAVGDATLLLDFLREQLGLTGTKRGCDGGECGACTVLVDGRPQLSCLALAVRCEGAKVETVEGLAAGGRMGALQSAFHEKLGAQCGFCTPGMIMAAEALLRTNPAPDEASIREALSGNLCRCTGYVKIIEAVQAAAAGGGR; the protein is encoded by the coding sequence ATGTCGCGACGCGTGCTCGCGCTCGAGGTCAACGGCCGCCGCCGCGAGGAGGCGGTCGGCGACGCGACGCTGCTCCTCGACTTCCTGCGCGAACAGCTCGGCCTGACCGGCACCAAGCGCGGCTGCGACGGCGGCGAGTGCGGCGCCTGCACGGTGCTGGTCGACGGCCGTCCGCAGCTCTCCTGCCTCGCGCTCGCGGTGCGCTGCGAGGGCGCGAAGGTCGAGACCGTCGAGGGGCTCGCGGCAGGCGGGCGGATGGGCGCGCTGCAGTCGGCCTTCCACGAGAAGCTCGGCGCGCAGTGCGGCTTCTGCACGCCGGGCATGATCATGGCGGCCGAGGCGCTGCTGCGGACGAACCCCGCGCCCGACGAGGCCTCGATCCGCGAGGCGCTCTCCGGCAACCTGTGCCGCTGCACCGGCTACGTGAAGATCATCGAGGCGGTGCAAGCCGCCGCGGCGGGAGGCGGACGGTGA
- a CDS encoding phenylacetate--CoA ligase: protein MGATTRAESNVVSRAGDAAYREPAIETMPRERLLALQLERLRATVANAWSNVPLHRERMRAAGLAPDDIRTLDDVARLPFTVKTDLRDTYPFGLFARPVGELARLHASSGTTGKPTVVGYTARDLDTWANLMARSLACAGARRGDVVHNAYGYGLFTGGLGAHYGAEKLGGVVVPMSGGSTERQIALIVDFGARVLCATPSYALAMAEVAESMGVDLRKEGRLEVGLFGAEPWSEAMRREIEARLGLKAIDVYGLSEIMGPGVACECQAQAGQHGWEDHFLFEVIDPDSGEPLPEGEIGELVITTLTKEALPMLRYRTRDVTRLTSEPCACGRTHRRILRVTGRNDDMLIIRGVNVYPSQIEAVLVGLPGIAPHYQLVVERRGSLDHVTIEVEAAADAAPPTWPAVAYAAAHHVKSLVGITTDVVVKAPGEIPRSQGKAVRVRDLRPKG from the coding sequence ATGGGCGCGACGACCAGGGCGGAATCGAATGTCGTGTCGCGGGCAGGCGACGCGGCGTACCGAGAACCGGCCATCGAGACGATGCCGCGCGAGCGCCTGCTCGCGCTGCAGCTCGAGCGGCTGCGGGCGACGGTCGCGAATGCGTGGAGCAACGTGCCGCTGCACCGCGAGCGGATGCGCGCCGCCGGGCTCGCGCCCGACGATATCCGCACGCTCGACGATGTCGCGCGGCTGCCGTTCACGGTCAAGACCGACCTGCGCGACACCTATCCGTTCGGCCTGTTCGCACGTCCGGTCGGCGAACTCGCGCGGCTGCACGCTTCGTCGGGCACGACCGGCAAGCCGACGGTCGTCGGATACACCGCGCGGGATCTCGACACCTGGGCGAACCTGATGGCGCGCTCGCTCGCCTGCGCGGGCGCGCGTCGAGGCGACGTCGTCCACAACGCGTACGGCTACGGGCTCTTCACCGGCGGGCTCGGCGCGCACTACGGCGCCGAGAAGCTCGGCGGCGTCGTCGTGCCGATGTCGGGCGGTTCGACCGAGCGCCAGATCGCGCTGATCGTCGACTTCGGGGCGCGCGTGCTGTGCGCGACGCCGTCCTACGCGCTCGCGATGGCCGAAGTCGCGGAGTCGATGGGCGTCGACCTGCGCAAGGAGGGCAGGCTCGAGGTCGGGTTGTTCGGCGCGGAACCCTGGAGCGAGGCGATGCGTCGCGAGATCGAGGCGCGCCTCGGTCTGAAGGCGATCGACGTCTACGGCCTGTCCGAGATCATGGGTCCGGGCGTGGCCTGCGAGTGCCAGGCTCAGGCGGGCCAGCACGGCTGGGAGGACCACTTCCTGTTCGAGGTGATCGACCCGGACTCCGGCGAGCCGCTGCCCGAGGGCGAGATCGGCGAACTCGTCATCACGACGCTCACCAAGGAAGCGCTGCCGATGCTGCGCTACCGGACGCGCGACGTCACGCGCCTCACCAGCGAGCCCTGCGCCTGCGGCCGCACGCACCGGCGCATCCTGCGCGTCACCGGCCGCAACGACGACATGCTGATCATCCGGGGCGTGAACGTCTATCCGTCGCAGATCGAGGCGGTGCTGGTCGGTCTGCCGGGCATCGCGCCGCACTATCAGCTCGTCGTCGAGCGCCGTGGGAGCCTCGACCACGTGACCATCGAGGTCGAGGCGGCGGCCGATGCGGCGCCGCCGACCTGGCCGGCCGTCGCCTACGCGGCGGCGCACCACGTCAAGTCGCTCGTCGGCATCACGACCGATGTCGTCGTGAAGGCCCCCGGCGAGATTCCGCGTTCGCAGGGCAAGGCGGTGCGCGTGCGCGACCTCCGGCCGAAGGGCTAG